The following nucleotide sequence is from Pseudobdellovibrionaceae bacterium.
ACAACTCCCGCCGCCGGAAGACCTAGGCTTCCCTTTCGTTCAAAGAAGGTCTCATTCATAAGACTTGCGATTTCCGAATCCGGAACCAGACCTCCTGCCTTCTGCCGTAGCCCCTTTAATTGCTGGACGTAAGTCTTCCTGGATGTACGAAGTCGGGCCAGCAGTCTGCTTTTTGAATTCTGCTCCTGCTCTAAGGATTTCTCCTGGGTCTTTAATTGCCTTTCCAAATGAACAAGGCGTTTGACGTTTTTTTTGAGCTTGGCCCGGGTCACCTCCAACGATTTCAGATTGCCCTCGAAATCGCGGATGAGTTCATAGTCGCGATCAGCGACCCTCTTCAAATAAGCCAAATTCCGATCCAACTCACTGGCACTCTGACTCGAAAAAATGGCCTGCAGAGTTCCCTGTTCCCCCAGCTTATAAAGAGCCCGCATTCTTCTGGCCAGCATTTTCTTCTGTTCGCCTATGCGACCCTCCAGACGGGCAATTGACCTCGCCAAAGCCGAGACATCGCCTTGGGCCGAATACATTTGATTACTTAGGCGTACCTTCCTGGCGCTCATCTTTTTGATCTTCTGATTGATTTCGTATAGGTTACCGAGAATCTTTCGGCTGTCCTCCTCTGCAGATATCACTTTGTCACGAACTTCAACGATATCCTCGGCAATTTGCTCGGCCACACCGTCCACCCCTTCTTGTAGAATGGGAGGTGAGACTTTTCGCATCTGGACCGGAGAGGCTTCGAGGGTGAGCGATAAACCGAGGAAAAAAGCCATCGACAGAATTTTTGCAGATCGGTTATTACCGACTACCACTTGGACTCCTCCACTTGAGAGGCCGCCCAACCATTACATATCCGATGTACACACAAGTAGGCTCCGACTGCACCAAACATGGCGCCCATAAGCACCAGCCCAATAGCATCAACCCAATTAACAAACCCAATAACACGACTAAGGTTTAGGAATCCCAGTTCAGTCTTAATCATGTCGGCCTGCCATATATATAAAAGGTAGCAAACTCCTATCGACATCAGACTGGCCAGGGCGCCCATGAGTAGACCTTCTATCACATAAGGTAGACGAATCATTTCAGGAGTGGCACCGACTAGCTCCATAATTTCTATTTCGTCTCGTCTTTGAGCAATCGCATTGCGGATGGAATTTCCTATGACAAATAGGCTGCCACACAAAAGGACAAATATAAGAAACCAACTGGACGCCTGAAAGGATCGAACAACCGCTGTGTAATTTTCCACCCAACCTTGTCCATAATAGACGTCTTCCACCGTCGGCTGCCCGGAAATCTTGCGAGCCAGATCAATCAAGAGACCATAACGCTTTTCAGAGGGAATGCCGTCCCGGAGGCTGGCTTCAAAGCTGGCCGGGAGCGGATTCCCAAATTCCGGGTCAGACAAAAAGTCCGGGGAGTAAGATCCCATTTGCTGGTCAAATCTTTGCGCGGCCTCCTCTTTGGTCAGAAATTCGATTTTCTTAAACTGGCCAAGGCCCTCTAAAAACCGATGAGTAGTCTTTACTTCTTCGTCTTTGACTTGCTCCTTAAGAAATACTGACAGGCGGGCGGACTCTCCCCAACTGGCCAGCACCCGATCCATGTTTCGATGAACAAGCCAAAATAGAGTGATTACTACAAAAGTGCCACACAGAACAGACAAGGTCGCCACCTGCATTCCCGTCTGCTGCTGCCATGATCGCCAAAATCCTTTTAGCCATCGATTATTCATCAGTGATCCCTAACAATATGTCCGTTTTTGATTTCTACGATTCTTCTTCGACTTGCATTGATCAGCTCATGATCATGGGTCGCAACGAATACAGTTGTACCTCTGGCATTGACCCTTTCCAACAGCCCCATGATTTCGCGGCTGAGGTCCGGATCCAAATTTCCCGTAGGCTCATCCGCAATAAGTATTCCTGGATGATGAACCAAGGCCCGGGCAATGGCGACCCGCTGCTGCTCCCCGCCCGAAAGCTGTGTTGGATAGCGGTCCGCCTTGTGTACCAGTCCCACCTCGTCAAGAATTTCGCGAACCCGCTTTTGCATTGACTGCTGCCTTTCACCACGCACCTCCAAGGGAAGGGCCACATTCTCAAAGACAGTTCGCCGCTTTAGAAGTCTGAAATCCTGGTAGACAACTCCTATGTGACGTCGAAAAAAAGCCACCTCTCGCGCCTTGAGGTCCTTGAGTGTGTAGCCGGCGACTTTTAGGTTACCTGAGGTCGGATGATCGAAGGCCGAAAGAAGGCGAAATAAAGTTGTCTTACCGGCACCGCTTGGTCCGATCAAAAAGACAAACTCGCCCTTTTCGATATACAGATTGACGTCGTTTAGGGCACACACGTCCCCCGAATAAGACTTATATATATGATGAAAATCGATCATCCTTAAATTTTAACGGTGACTAGAGGAGTTGACCAGAAACCAGAAGGTCTAGAATTTTCTGATGCTGAAATTGCATAGCCATTTGTATGGATTTTATGTCCGAAGCTGGCCCATTGGGGAGAACCTCCAGGTAGGCCGTTTTAATACTCTTCACCACAGCACCATTATAAAAGACCCGACTCACCAAATAGGGATTGGCTAGACCCCAGTCCTCAGTCTGAACATGGTAAGTCATGCCGTTTAAGTTGATGTCGGAATTGAAACCCTTCTGCACTTAAGTCCACCTCAAATAGGGGCTTATTTTGCAGCTAAGCCCCCCCACGAATCAAGGGTAAAAAATCTGTTTCAATTTAGTACAGTGATTCCGGTAATTTATTGAGACGACTCTGTTTTCCTGTTTAACGGAGTC
It contains:
- a CDS encoding ABC transporter permease; its protein translation is MNNRWLKGFWRSWQQQTGMQVATLSVLCGTFVVITLFWLVHRNMDRVLASWGESARLSVFLKEQVKDEEVKTTHRFLEGLGQFKKIEFLTKEEAAQRFDQQMGSYSPDFLSDPEFGNPLPASFEASLRDGIPSEKRYGLLIDLARKISGQPTVEDVYYGQGWVENYTAVVRSFQASSWFLIFVLLCGSLFVIGNSIRNAIAQRRDEIEIMELVGATPEMIRLPYVIEGLLMGALASLMSIGVCYLLYIWQADMIKTELGFLNLSRVIGFVNWVDAIGLVLMGAMFGAVGAYLCVHRICNGWAASQVEESKW
- a CDS encoding peptidoglycan DD-metalloendopeptidase family protein; translated protein: MVVGNNRSAKILSMAFFLGLSLTLEASPVQMRKVSPPILQEGVDGVAEQIAEDIVEVRDKVISAEEDSRKILGNLYEINQKIKKMSARKVRLSNQMYSAQGDVSALARSIARLEGRIGEQKKMLARRMRALYKLGEQGTLQAIFSSQSASELDRNLAYLKRVADRDYELIRDFEGNLKSLEVTRAKLKKNVKRLVHLERQLKTQEKSLEQEQNSKSRLLARLRTSRKTYVQQLKGLRQKAGGLVPDSEIASLMNETFFERKGSLGLPAAGVVSKTFGLDQHDRYKFKLSHKGVFLSTRVGELVKAVFPGEVSFVGKISGYGNAVILDHGDHYYSVYCHNESVKVKKGQKVTEGEVLGSAGRSTLGRPGLYFEIRHFSDPVDPMQWVNWNPDGEKTRL
- the ftsE gene encoding cell division ATP-binding protein FtsE; this encodes MIDFHHIYKSYSGDVCALNDVNLYIEKGEFVFLIGPSGAGKTTLFRLLSAFDHPTSGNLKVAGYTLKDLKAREVAFFRRHIGVVYQDFRLLKRRTVFENVALPLEVRGERQQSMQKRVREILDEVGLVHKADRYPTQLSGGEQQRVAIARALVHHPGILIADEPTGNLDPDLSREIMGLLERVNARGTTVFVATHDHELINASRRRIVEIKNGHIVRDH